The Synechococcus sp. MVIR-18-1 region AACGCTGACGTTGCCCCCCCGATAATTCATGCGGGTAGCGTCCTTTGAGATCGGTCAGCCCCAAAAGTTCGAGCAACCATGAGGCACGGCTGGTGTCCTGTCCACGACGAAGGCCAAAGCATGTGTTCTCCCAAGCGTTGAGATGGGGAAAGAGGGCGTAGTCCTGAAAGACCATGCCCACGCCACGGCGCTCTGGAGCGAGGCGCAAGCGCGACGACGCGACGTCATTCCCATGCAGTCGAACCACGCCCTTGCTGGGATGTTCAAAACCAGCGATCAAACGCAAAAGCGTGGTTTTTCCGCAGCCTGATGGCCCCAGCAAACCCACAAGCTCACCCGTCTTCAACTGAAGATTGATGTCTTTCAAAATCCAAGCTTCATCTGCACCGCCGTAGCGGTGCCAGAGACCCTCAAGCTCAACCGGCCACGACTCCATCAACACGGAACGCGAAAATGAGATTTCATTCTGAGCCGTAACCATGTCATCCACCCCACTTAAGGCTGTCATCACCCAAGAGGCACCAGCTCCAGTGGGGCCTTACAACCAGGCTGTGATCGCCGGTGGTTGGCTGTATTGCTCCGGACAAATTCCGCTTGATCCTGCAACTGGAGCGATGGTGGGAGACGGAAATGTGGAGGCTGAGACCCGCCAAGTGCTGAGAAACTTAAAAGCTGTACTTCAAGAGGCCGGCACCGACCCCTCAAAAGTCGTTCGCACCACAGTATTTCTGGTGGATCTTGGTGATTTTCAAGCCGTCAATGCCATTTATGCCGAGGTATTTGGTGATGGAGTTAGCCCTGCCAGAGCTTGCGTGCAGGTTGCAGCATTGCCAAAAGGCTCAAAAGTAGAAATTGATTGCATTGCCTGGTTGAACTGAGCATGGAATGGGCTCTCCACAAGAGGGGGGGCCCACGGTTTCTTAGGTTGAGACGATGCTGAGAGACCCCATGGCCCAAGCCAAGCTGACCATTGGCGAACTCGAAGCGGGCTACCCCCTGTACTGCAAAGCCCTCCGGAGACTTCTCAAAGAGGGGCGAAGCATTAAGGACATTGAACGAACCGTGTGCTGGGGGCACCTGGAAACACTGAATCGCTGCCTTCCAGGTCGCTACAAAGCACCGTCCTATTTGTTGGCATTGATTCGGCGGGATCTGGATCAACCCAAGCACTGACGGCTCAAGGAGAACCCGAAATCTTTGTCAAGGGCTGAGAAGGATCGCGACCCTCAATTTCACCCTGGAACACGCGACTTGCAAAAACATCTTCTGCTTCGATGGTGGTCAGATCATCACGACTAAGAGATTGATCGAGGCGAGAAAATAACCGATTCGCTTGACGAAGCCTCAGACGATCAAGGGCATTCCGAATGGAACGAGCATTCGCAAAGTGTGGCAACTGACATCTCCTCTTGATGTAAAGGCTGAAGGCATCATGCGCTGATTCGCTGAAGTGGTAATCCTGCTGAGTGAGCAACAACAGGGCAATCGCCATGAGCTCATCTTCGCTGTAATCAGGAAAGTCGATGTGATGAGCCACTCGCGAGGAAAGCCCCGAATTGGATTGGTAAAAACTGGCCATACGATCCTTATAACCAGCAAAAATCACCACAAAGTCTGATCGCTGATTCTCCATATCTTGCAAGAGTATTTCAATCGCTTCGGCCCCATAGTCACGTTCGTTATCAGACTTATAGAGATAATAGGCTTCATCAATGAATAGAACACCACCCAGAGAACGCTTGATCATCTCACGCGTTTTAGGAGCAGTATGACCAACATATTGACCCACGAGATCATCTCGAGTCACGGTGACAACATGTCCCTTTCGCAAATAGCCAAGCCGATAAAGAATTTGCGAAATTCGTTTAGCGACCGTGGTCTTCCCCGTCCCTGGTCTTCCAGTAAACGACATATGTAGTCCGGGAGCAGTGCTTTGCAAATCCAACTGTTGACGGGCACGATCCACCAAAAGCAAAGCCGCGATTTCACGAATGCGCGTCTTCACTGGCAGCAAACCAATGAGCTCCTGGTCAAGCTGGTCAAGAACCTCCGCAACGCCTGACTCGGCATAAGCAGCCGCCAGATCAACAGAAGAGGGCATCAATCTCTAAAGCGAAGCTACGATCATCATCGCTGAGCTGACTATCATCGCCCTCAGCCTCTGGGCGCAGAGTGATGTTCACATAGGTTCGGCCAAAACTAATATCAGGAAATCTCTGTTTCGCTTCGCTGAAATCGCCGAGACGATCAAGAAAATCACGTGTGTCACTGTAGCTTTCAAACTCAAATCGGCGCTCGAGGCAAACTGGCCTTTTGCGCTCATGCCATTGGTCCATAAGACAATCCCTTCATCACCTACAAACCTAGTAGAGAGCGGTCCGATAACCTAACAAATAAATCTTAAAGTTCAACCGACACTCAAAGAGAAAACCAAACGGCTCATCGAACAGAAAAACTGCATAACACAGAAAACAAGAGGAAGACAGGATAAAAATAAACAATCAATCAGAGTTCAAGCACAGTGGCCAGAAAAAAGACAAACACACGGCGCAAGAGAGATGACTATGAAAATCACACCTCACTGCAAAAAAGCAGAATAATCCAACAGCTTGCAAACTTAAAATAGATACACAGCAACGACAATTATGATACAGAATATAAGACACAAGCAAACAGAATTGATGTTGTCAAACCATAAGGTTGTAAAAAATTGGAAATGGAAAACTTAGAAGCATTTCGACAAGCACTCGAGAATCGTCATCGAAAAAACGATGCAAGTCAAGCAATCAATTTAGTAGCCATCAACCTTACAAAGGCAAAATCAGAGTTAAGCCATGCAACCACATCTCTTGCTGAGCTGATGGATATTGCAGATGAGCAAAACTGTAAATCATGCCTTGTATTTCTTGCGGAACTCAGAGCAACAGCAATTTCTGCCTACAACACGATTAATTCAGCAGAAAAAGAACTACAAAACAGAGGCGGCTGTCAGAGCAGCGGAACCTAAGCAAAACCAAGGAAAGGAAACAAATCCATGAAAGAAAAACACATCAGTCTTCTTGAATCATTCATTGAGACCATTGAGTCAAGCAGAATCAATCGGGAGCGCTGGCTTAAAAAGGTTGGACAGAACGGGCTTGAACAAACGCTCGGAGAATACAATGAGTCCATACAAATTAATCCAATAGAAGTATCGTATGATCACAAAACAAGAATGCAATGAACCTGTAAAATCATAAGAATAAACAGCAAACAACATTCAATCGCACAAATCGGGAAGACAAAAACATTGAGAATAGATGCGTCAACGATAACGTCATGGCTTACACCATTTTTTTTGCAACCTCCACAGGAAAGACTGAGGATGTTGCCGACAAACTCAAAGAGCTATTACCAGGTACAGAAAGCAAAGATGTAGACAGCATCGGATCTGCAGCAGAACTGGCTGAAGCAGAGGCACTCATTTGCTGTGTTCCTACATGGAATACAGGGGCAGATGAAGGTCGCTCTGGTACTGCCTGGGATACTTATGCCGAAGAAATACCAAGCATGGATTTCAGCGGAAAATCAGTAGCAATTTTAGGCCTTGGAGATTCATCTTCCTATTCAGATTACTTCTGTGATGCAATGGAAGAGTTATATACTGCCTTCCTACAAGCCGGTGCAAAACTAATTGGAAAAGTACCAACAGACAGCTATACATTTGCAGAATCAAAAAGTGTGATTGACGGAAAATTTTGCGGCTTAGCAATTGACGAAGATAATGAGTCTGATTTAACAGATCAACGCCTAAGTGACTGGGTCAAACAAATAAATTTAGAAGCATAAAAGCCAAAACAAAAGGCGCCCACAATGAGCGCCTTTTGTCTGTCATTTGTGGACCCAATCAACACGAAACTCAGTTCTAGAGTTTAGATATTTATCAATTGACATTGCAGCTATACAACCATCTGAGCACGCAACAACAGCCTGCTTAAAAGGGGTATTACGAATGTCACCTATAGCCCAAACACCTGGAACAGAAGTCATCATATTGTCATCCACATCAACTCCACCATCGGCACGAAGTGGAATAAGTCCATGAAGGAAATCGGTGATCGGAAGCGTACCTGTAGAGTATAAAAAAGCTCCGGTAACATCCAAAGTAAAAGTTACCTTGTCTTTCATGGATTGAACTTTTGCAAAATTCAATCCAGCATCATTCCCGTGAATAGATAATAACTTAGTGCGTTCCCATTGCTTGACATTGGGAAGATCAGTGAGTAATTCAACCCGATTCGTAGATCGACTTGGTTTACCACTGGTAACCCAATGAACAGTGTTGGCGAATTTAGTAAGAACAAGTGCCTCATCAACGGCTTCTTGATTTGAACCATAAACCAAGACATCCTCATTGCGATAAAAAGCGGCATCACAGGTTGCACAGTAACTAACACCGCGACCTAAAAACTCTTTTTCACCGGGAAGAGTCGATGTCCGACCCATCGCGCCAGTCGCTAAAACGATCGTACGAGAACGGAAGACACCTTCCGGTGTATAAACAAGTTTATGCTCTCCAGACAAATCCAGACTAAAAACCTGAGCTCGTATATAGTTTGTTCCATAAGAAGTAGCTTGATCTCTCATCATATCAAGCAGATCAGACCCAGAAATCTCATTAGAGACACCCGGATAATTAGCAATTTTATGGGTAATAGCTAAAGCCCCTACAGATTTATTTTTGTCTAAGATATAGGTCTTCAAGGATGACCTTGATGTGTAAAGAGCACAAGAACAACCAGCCGGACCACCACCAATAATCAAAACATCGGTATCAATAAACTCTGTCATGTTGAAATCTTTCTCGAAAGTGAACTATGAAATTGACTAGGGAAAACAGGTGAAAAAGAAGTTGGAATCATCTCAAGAAAAGAGTTGATCAAGCTTCCATACAGCCTGGGCTGAGTAAAGTGAGAAAAATGATGTCCCCCTGGCAATGAATAGAAGCGATCACCATTCTTCAAATGAGGCTGCCAACGCAAAGAAGAATTCTGATCCACTACAAAATCATCAGAACCATTAATGACCGACATGGGTATGTCAATCGAAGAAAGGTTAGGAAGAAGAGAATGAGAAGCAATTGAACCAGGTATGAAATCAGAATCAAGACATTTTTCAAAAAAACCAGAAAGAGCTAAATTAGTTTGATTGAATTGTTTATCGAACAAAAGTGGCACAATATGGGACAAAATAGAAGATCTTGAGCAGGGTAATTTTCGTCTCATTTCCAAGTAATGACTCGACCATTGATTAGTAGAGATTGGGTCTACAGAAATCAAGGTGAGAGACCCAAATAATGTTGGGAATTGACGCGCAAATAACGAAGCAATAGTGCCACTAAGCCCATGTGCTACAACATGAGGGGGTGAATCTAATTCATCAACAGTTTCCCTAAGAAAATCAAAAATTGTTGACAATGAACAGATCTCATCAAGATCATGCTGAAAAGACCAACGGCGTACATGCCTTGACTGACTTAAAATGCAAGCAAGCTTCTTATTAAAGCAAAAAACAGAAGGCTGCAAATCAATCCAAAAAATTGATGACATGCGTTAATGATGCTTTTACAATAATGCCGTAATAGCGGCTATGACTCGAGTGAAGAGGCACCGAAATAAGGTTAATATGTTACAAAGGAATCAGGCGAATGATCACCATTCATCA contains the following coding sequences:
- a CDS encoding RidA family protein, with protein sequence MSSTPLKAVITQEAPAPVGPYNQAVIAGGWLYCSGQIPLDPATGAMVGDGNVEAETRQVLRNLKAVLQEAGTDPSKVVRTTVFLVDLGDFQAVNAIYAEVFGDGVSPARACVQVAALPKGSKVEIDCIAWLN
- a CDS encoding DUF3136 domain-containing protein codes for the protein MAQAKLTIGELEAGYPLYCKALRRLLKEGRSIKDIERTVCWGHLETLNRCLPGRYKAPSYLLALIRRDLDQPKH
- the cbbX gene encoding CbbX protein, which translates into the protein MPSSVDLAAAYAESGVAEVLDQLDQELIGLLPVKTRIREIAALLLVDRARQQLDLQSTAPGLHMSFTGRPGTGKTTVAKRISQILYRLGYLRKGHVVTVTRDDLVGQYVGHTAPKTREMIKRSLGGVLFIDEAYYLYKSDNERDYGAEAIEILLQDMENQRSDFVVIFAGYKDRMASFYQSNSGLSSRVAHHIDFPDYSEDELMAIALLLLTQQDYHFSESAHDAFSLYIKRRCQLPHFANARSIRNALDRLRLRQANRLFSRLDQSLSRDDLTTIEAEDVFASRVFQGEIEGRDPSQPLTKISGSP
- a CDS encoding 4a-hydroxytetrahydrobiopterin dehydratase, coding for MDQWHERKRPVCLERRFEFESYSDTRDFLDRLGDFSEAKQRFPDISFGRTYVNITLRPEAEGDDSQLSDDDRSFALEIDALFC
- the fldA gene encoding flavodoxin FldA; the encoded protein is MAYTIFFATSTGKTEDVADKLKELLPGTESKDVDSIGSAAELAEAEALICCVPTWNTGADEGRSGTAWDTYAEEIPSMDFSGKSVAILGLGDSSSYSDYFCDAMEELYTAFLQAGAKLIGKVPTDSYTFAESKSVIDGKFCGLAIDEDNESDLTDQRLSDWVKQINLEA
- a CDS encoding NAD(P)/FAD-dependent oxidoreductase — protein: MTEFIDTDVLIIGGGPAGCSCALYTSRSSLKTYILDKNKSVGALAITHKIANYPGVSNEISGSDLLDMMRDQATSYGTNYIRAQVFSLDLSGEHKLVYTPEGVFRSRTIVLATGAMGRTSTLPGEKEFLGRGVSYCATCDAAFYRNEDVLVYGSNQEAVDEALVLTKFANTVHWVTSGKPSRSTNRVELLTDLPNVKQWERTKLLSIHGNDAGLNFAKVQSMKDKVTFTLDVTGAFLYSTGTLPITDFLHGLIPLRADGGVDVDDNMMTSVPGVWAIGDIRNTPFKQAVVACSDGCIAAMSIDKYLNSRTEFRVDWVHK
- a CDS encoding alpha/beta fold hydrolase produces the protein MSSIFWIDLQPSVFCFNKKLACILSQSRHVRRWSFQHDLDEICSLSTIFDFLRETVDELDSPPHVVAHGLSGTIASLFARQFPTLFGSLTLISVDPISTNQWSSHYLEMRRKLPCSRSSILSHIVPLLFDKQFNQTNLALSGFFEKCLDSDFIPGSIASHSLLPNLSSIDIPMSVINGSDDFVVDQNSSLRWQPHLKNGDRFYSLPGGHHFSHFTQPRLYGSLINSFLEMIPTSFSPVFPSQFHSSLSRKIST